In one Excalfactoria chinensis isolate bCotChi1 chromosome 17, bCotChi1.hap2, whole genome shotgun sequence genomic region, the following are encoded:
- the ACSF2 gene encoding medium-chain acyl-CoA ligase ACSF2, mitochondrial isoform X2, with the protein MATAALLAALPRRGLLLLRARALHTRTLSASRRVTDSYIQGTLDIPLINKTVGQCLDETAERFPHRDAFVFHRDGVRKTFAQFKEEVDQAAAGLLALGLKKGDRLGMWGPNKYEWVLMQFATAQAGIILVSVNPAYQAHELEFVIRKVGCKALVFPAHFKSQKYYDILKQACPEVENSSPGGIKSKRLPDLSTVIMLDSKLPGTFHMDEVMQAGDSSHMKQLRALQQTLSCNEPVNIQFTSGTTGSPKGATLSHRNIVNNANLIGMRLGITEQDHRVCIPAPLYHCLASVAGSMVAALHGSSCIFSAPSFEGKATLEAVSREKCSFLLGTPTMFIDMLSQPDFDSYNLSTLRGGVIAGSPVPPEVMKMVSTKMHMPEVLVAYGTTENSPVTFMGLRTDSITKRTETVGSILPHTEAKIEDPETRKLVPLNTPGELQVRGYCVMLGYWNDSTRTREVISDDNWYKTGDIATLDEDGYCRIIGRCKDMIIRGGENIYPAEIEQFLHTHPKVEEVQVVGVKDSLMGEEVCACIRLRAGQSCAADDIKAFCKGKISHFKIPRYIVFVNQYPLTVSGKVQKYKLREQMEKHLQL; encoded by the exons ATGGCTACAGCCGCACTGCTCGCAGCTCTGCCCCGCCGCGGGCTGCTCCTCCTGCGTGCGCG tGCCCTGCACACAAGGACACTTTCTGCATCCCGTAGGGTGACCGACAGCTATATCCAAGGGACCTTAGACATTCCACTTATAAACAAAACTGTGGGCCAATGCCTGGATGAGACAGCAGAGCGGTTTCCCCACCGTGACGCCTTCGTTTTCCACCGAGATGGAGTTCGGAAAACATTTGCTCAGTTCAAAGAGGAG GTAGACCAAGCAGCAGCTGGACTTCTGGCTCTTGGCCTGAAGAAGGGAGACAGGCTAGGAATGTGGGGTCCCAATAAATATGAGTGGGTTCTCATGCAGTTCGCAACTGCCCAGGCAGGAATCATCCTG gtaTCTGTGAATCCAGCCTATCAGGCACATGAGCTGGAGTTTGTGATCAGGAAG GTTGGCTGCAAGGCACTGGTGTTTCCTGCtcattttaaatcacagaaatacTACGATATTCTAAAGCAGGCATGTCCTGAAGTGGAAAACTCCAGTCCAGGGGGAATAAAGAGCAAAAG GCTACCTGACCTATCTACTGTCATTATGTTGGACTCCAAGCTGCCCGGTACCTTTCACATGGACGAAGTGATGCAGGCTGGGGACAGCAGTCATATGAAGCAGTTAAGAGCCTTGCAGCAGAccctctcctgcaatgaaccAGTCAACATCCAGTTCACTTCA GGGACAACAGGAAGCCCCAAAGGAGCCACGCTGTCTCACAGAAACATTGTGAACAATGCGAATCTAATTGGGATGAGGCTGGGGATCACAGAGCAG GACCATCGCGTTTGCATCCCCGCACCCCTCTACCACTGCCTGGCGTCGGTGGCAGGCAGCATGGTGGCAGCGCTGCACGGCTCCTCCTGCATCTTTTCCGCTCCGAGCTTCGAGGGGAAGGCGACGCTGGAGGCGGTGTCTCGAGAGAA ATGCTCCTTCTTACTTGGCACGCCAACCATGTTCATAGACATGCTGTCCCAGCCGGACTTTGACTCCTACAACCTTTCAACTCTTCGGGGAG GAGTCATTGCAGGTTCCCCTGTTCCCCCCGAGGTCATGAAGATGGTTTCAACAAAGATGCACATGCCGGAGGTTTTG GTTGCCTATGGGACCACAGAAAACAGCCCTGTCACCTTCATGGGACTCCGAACTGACAGCATTACCAAAAGGACCGAGACAGTGGGATCCATCTTGCCCCACACAGAG GCAAAAATTGAGGATCCGGAAACAAGGAAGCTCGTGCCTTTGAACACTCCTGGGGAGCTTCAGGTCCGTGGCTACTGTGTCATGCTGGGCTACTGGAATGACTCGACCAGAACGCGTGAAGTGATCTCTGATGATAACTGGTACAAGACTGG GGACATTGCTACCCTGGATGAGGATGGCTACTGCAGAATTATAGGCCGCTGCAAGGACATGATTATTCGGGGAGGAGAGAACATCTACCCAGCAGAAATTGAGCAGTTTCTCCACACCCACCCCAAGGTTGAGGAGGTCCag GTGGTTGGAGTGAAGGATTCACTGATGGGAGAAGAGGTCTGTGCCTGCATCCGACTgagagctgggcagagctgtgcagcgGATGATATTAAAGCTTTCTGCAAAGGGAAG ATCTCCCATTTCAAGATCCCGCGCTACATTGTGTTTGTGAATCAGTACCCGCTCACTGTCTCAGGCAAG GTTCAGAAATACAAGTTGAGAGAGCAGATGGAGAAGCACCTTCAGCTCTGA
- the ACSF2 gene encoding medium-chain acyl-CoA ligase ACSF2, mitochondrial isoform X1 — translation MWGPNKYEWVLMQFATAQAGIILVSVNPAYQAHELEFVIRKVGCKALVFPAHFKSQKYYDILKQACPEVENSSPGGIKSKRLPDLSTVIMLDSKLPGTFHMDEVMQAGDSSHMKQLRALQQTLSCNEPVNIQFTSGTTGSPKGATLSHRNIVNNANLIGMRLGITEQDHRVCIPAPLYHCLASVAGSMVAALHGSSCIFSAPSFEGKATLEAVSREKCSFLLGTPTMFIDMLSQPDFDSYNLSTLRGGVIAGSPVPPEVMKMVSTKMHMPEVLVAYGTTENSPVTFMGLRTDSITKRTETVGSILPHTEAKIEDPETRKLVPLNTPGELQVRGYCVMLGYWNDSTRTREVISDDNWYKTGDIATLDEDGYCRIIGRCKDMIIRGGENIYPAEIEQFLHTHPKVEEVQVVGVKDSLMGEEVCACIRLRAGQSCAADDIKAFCKGKISHFKIPRYIVFVNQYPLTVSGKVQKYKLREQMEKHLQL, via the exons ATGTGGGGTCCCAATAAATATGAGTGGGTTCTCATGCAGTTCGCAACTGCCCAGGCAGGAATCATCCTG gtaTCTGTGAATCCAGCCTATCAGGCACATGAGCTGGAGTTTGTGATCAGGAAG GTTGGCTGCAAGGCACTGGTGTTTCCTGCtcattttaaatcacagaaatacTACGATATTCTAAAGCAGGCATGTCCTGAAGTGGAAAACTCCAGTCCAGGGGGAATAAAGAGCAAAAG GCTACCTGACCTATCTACTGTCATTATGTTGGACTCCAAGCTGCCCGGTACCTTTCACATGGACGAAGTGATGCAGGCTGGGGACAGCAGTCATATGAAGCAGTTAAGAGCCTTGCAGCAGAccctctcctgcaatgaaccAGTCAACATCCAGTTCACTTCA GGGACAACAGGAAGCCCCAAAGGAGCCACGCTGTCTCACAGAAACATTGTGAACAATGCGAATCTAATTGGGATGAGGCTGGGGATCACAGAGCAG GACCATCGCGTTTGCATCCCCGCACCCCTCTACCACTGCCTGGCGTCGGTGGCAGGCAGCATGGTGGCAGCGCTGCACGGCTCCTCCTGCATCTTTTCCGCTCCGAGCTTCGAGGGGAAGGCGACGCTGGAGGCGGTGTCTCGAGAGAA ATGCTCCTTCTTACTTGGCACGCCAACCATGTTCATAGACATGCTGTCCCAGCCGGACTTTGACTCCTACAACCTTTCAACTCTTCGGGGAG GAGTCATTGCAGGTTCCCCTGTTCCCCCCGAGGTCATGAAGATGGTTTCAACAAAGATGCACATGCCGGAGGTTTTG GTTGCCTATGGGACCACAGAAAACAGCCCTGTCACCTTCATGGGACTCCGAACTGACAGCATTACCAAAAGGACCGAGACAGTGGGATCCATCTTGCCCCACACAGAG GCAAAAATTGAGGATCCGGAAACAAGGAAGCTCGTGCCTTTGAACACTCCTGGGGAGCTTCAGGTCCGTGGCTACTGTGTCATGCTGGGCTACTGGAATGACTCGACCAGAACGCGTGAAGTGATCTCTGATGATAACTGGTACAAGACTGG GGACATTGCTACCCTGGATGAGGATGGCTACTGCAGAATTATAGGCCGCTGCAAGGACATGATTATTCGGGGAGGAGAGAACATCTACCCAGCAGAAATTGAGCAGTTTCTCCACACCCACCCCAAGGTTGAGGAGGTCCag GTGGTTGGAGTGAAGGATTCACTGATGGGAGAAGAGGTCTGTGCCTGCATCCGACTgagagctgggcagagctgtgcagcgGATGATATTAAAGCTTTCTGCAAAGGGAAG ATCTCCCATTTCAAGATCCCGCGCTACATTGTGTTTGTGAATCAGTACCCGCTCACTGTCTCAGGCAAG GTTCAGAAATACAAGTTGAGAGAGCAGATGGAGAAGCACCTTCAGCTCTGA
- the CHAD gene encoding chondroadherin, which yields MNRSGCFLSVLGLLACVISVVQACPPSCHCHGGDLQHVICDNAGLKKIPKVPEQTRLLNLQRNNFPVLPTNGFRDMKKLVSLHLQSSRIKEISTGAFRGLKNLVYLYLTDNQISVIKPGAFDDLSELTYLYLDQNKIPDLSKGILSPLVNLFILHLGSNKIRELKAGVFSGAKDLRWLFLSDNSLTNLLPGALEDVENLAVLHLDKNQLSSYPVSAMSKLRVLEELKLSHNPIEVIPDNAFQSFGRYLQTLHLDNMKLKKFADNAFAGVTVLKTAHLENNRLTQLPRNFPFDKMETLTLSRNAWHCNCQLAHLRKWLKGNRTRTEDTCSTPAQYRGQSIRDTPALRTCKLPTKRSRKGSRH from the exons ATGAATCGGTCGGGCTGCTTCCTCAGTGTCCTCGGCCTACTGGCATGTGTCATCTCTGTTGTGCAAGCGTGTCCCCCGAGCTGCCACTGTCACGGCGGGGACCTGCAGCACGTCATCTGCGACAATGCTGGGTTGAAGAAGATCCCCAAGGTGCCTGAGCAAACACGGCTTCTCAACCTGCAGAGGAACAACTTCCCCGTTCTGCCAACCAATGGCTTCCGGGACATGAAAAAGCTGGTGTCCCTTCATCTCCAGAGCTCACGGATCAAGGAGATCTCAACCGGAGCCTTCAGAGGGCTCAAGAACCTGGTCTACCTCTACCTCACTGACAACCAGATCAGTGTCATAAAGCCAGGAGCCTTTGATGACCTCTCTGAGCTCACCTACCTGTACCTGGACCAGAATAAGATCCCAGACTTATCCAAAGGGATCCTTTCTCCTCTTGTCAATCTCTTTATCCTGCACCTAGGCAGCAATAAAATCCGGGAGCTGAAAGCAGGGGTCTTCAGTGGTGCTAAAGACCTGCGCTGGCTCTTCCTCTCCGACAACTCCCTCACCAACCTCCTTCCTGGGGCCCTGGAGGATGTTGAAAACCTCGCTGTCCTCCACCTGGACAAGAACCAGCTGAGCAGCTATCCCGTGAGTGCAATGAGTAAGCTGAGAGTGCTGGAGGAACTGAAGCTTTCCCACAACCCAATTGAGGTGATTCCAGACAACGCTTTCCAGTCCTTTGGGCGCTACCTGCAGACTCTCCACTTGGACaacatgaaactgaaaaag TTTGCAGATAACGCGTTTGCCGGCGTCACCGTTCTGAAGACCGCCCACCTCGAGAACAACCGGCTGACCCAGCTGCCCCGCAACTTCCCCTTTGACAAGATGGAGACCCTGACGCTCTCCAGGAACGCCTGGCACTGCAACTGCCAGCTGGCACATCTGCGCAA GTGGCTGAAAGGCAATCGCACCCGCACGGAGGACACATGCTCCACGCCCGCGCAGTACCGGGGGCAGTCCATCAGGGACACCCCTGCCCTCCGCACCTGCAAGCTGCCCACCAAGAGGTCCAGGAAGGGAAGCCGCCATTAA
- the RSAD1 gene encoding radical S-adenosyl methionine domain-containing protein 1, mitochondrial isoform X1 yields the protein MRGSCALSSNETRRSPENGTSCGARGGPGAVRQRGAMAARGVRAALGAVRPRGMGPGRAAGLRAASTFSDPGPEPAGPATAALYVHWPYCRKHCSYCSFNKYVVPAVDEAAVRACLVREAQTLLRLGHVRSITSVFFGGGTPSLASPHTIAAVLEAAAEVAHLPAGAEVTLEANPSSADPARLSGFRAAGINRLSLGVQSLDDAELRLLGRDHTAAEARMAVEAAQKLFPGRTSLDLIFGLPGQSHEAWARGLEAALGLCDDHLALYQLTLERGTALEARVRRGVLPEPPEELLAEMYLSARITLVAAGFHQYEVSNFARKVRRPHLEAPPPRAPTAGAAPPHPPLSYRAPAVPTTSPTGGPSSTWAWGRVSAGAGSGVHMGLCVHCALPALCCTAGAHGRFVPWGEGGRLREARVQTPHPDTWMREVRSCGHGTRRRAALSPLEQLQEVLALGLRTTEGVTQQRWGLFSPRLSLEAAFGASGEARELQERGWMRLDGRALRCTPAGLPVLDSLLPALLCQLRRRWDAAEEEDGGGRRPK from the exons ATGCGCGGCAGCTGCGCGCTCAGTTCAAACGAGACGAGGAGGTCACCGGAAAACGGAACCTCGTGCGGTGCtcggggcgggccgggggcggTGCGGCAGCGCGGGGCGATGGCGGCGCGGGGAGTCCGTGCGGCGCTCGGGGCGGTGCGGCCACGCGGGATGGGTCCGGGCCGCGCTGCGGGGCTGAGGGCGGCCTCGACGTTCTCCGATCCCGGCCCCGAACCGGCGGGGCCCGCGACAGCCGCTCTCTACGTGCAC TGGCCGTACTGCCGCAAGCACTGCTCCTACTGCAGCTTCAACAAGTACGTGGTGCCGGCGGTGGACGAGGCGGCCGTGCGTGCCTGTCTGGTGCGGGAGGCGCAAACCCTGCTGCGCCTCGGCCACGTGCGGAG CATCACCTCCGTCTTCTTCGGCGGAGGCACCCCCAGCCTGGCCAGCCCGCACACCATCGCTGCCGTGCTGGAGGCGGCTGCGGAGGTCGCTCATCTCCCCGCTGGAGCCGAGGTGACGCTGGAGGCCAACCCCAGCTCTGCTGACCCTGCACGGCTCTCCGGCTTCAGGGCAGCCGGCATCAACCGCCTGTCCCTCGGCGTCCAG TCACTGGACGATGCTGAGCTGCGGCTGCTGGGCCGGGACCACACGGCGGCGGAGGCGCGGATGGCAGTGGAGGCGGCACAGAAGCTGTTCCCTGGCCGCACATCCCTCGACCTCATctttgggctgccagggcagAGCCACGAGGCCTGGGCACGCGGCCTGGAGGCGGCGCTGGGGCTGTGCGACGACCACTTGGCCTTGTACCAGCTGACGTTGGAGCGGGGCACGGCACTGGAGGCCCGTGTGCGGCGGGGGGTCCTGCCTGAGCCCCCCGAGGAGCTGCTGGCCGAAATGTACCTGAGTGCCCGCATCACGCTGGTGGCCGCCGGCTTCCACCAGTACGAGGTCTCCAATTTTGCCCGGAAGGTGAGGCGCCCCCACCTTGAGGCTCCCCCACCTCGTGCCCCCACTGCGGGTGCAGCCCCTCCTCACCCACCGCTGTCCTACAGGGCGCCCGCAGTACCCACAACCAGTCCTACTGGCGGGCCGAGCAGTACGTGGGCGTGGGGCCGGGTAAGTGCTGGGGCTGGAAGCGGTGTCCACATGGGGCTGTGCGTGCACTGCgccctgcctgctctctgctgcacCGCAGGGGCGCACGGCCGCTTCGTGCCGTGGGGTGAGGGCGGCCGCCTGCGCGAGGCACGAGTGCAGACACCGCACCCTGACACGTGGATGCGGGAGGTGCGGAGCTGCGGGCACGGCACCCGGCggagggcagcactgagcccacTGGAGCA gctgcaggaggtgctggCGCTGGGGCTGCGAACGACCGAGGGCGTCACGCAACAG CGTTGGGGGCTTTTCTCCCCCCGCCTGAGCCTGGAGGCCGCGTTCGGGGCGTCGGGGGAGGCGAGAGAGCTGCAGGAGCGGGGCTGGATGCGGCTGGACGGGAG GGCGCTGCGCTGCACCCCCGCCGGGCTGCCCGTGCTGGACTCGCTGCTGCCCGCCCTGCTGTGCCAACTGCGGCGCCGCTGGGAcgcggcggaggaggaggacggCGGGGGACGGCGCCCGAAATGA
- the RSAD1 gene encoding radical S-adenosyl methionine domain-containing protein 1, mitochondrial isoform X2, producing MRGSCALSSNETRRSPENGTSCGARGGPGAVRQRGAMAARGVRAALGAVRPRGMGPGRAAGLRAASTFSDPGPEPAGPATAALYVHWPYCRKHCSYCSFNKYVVPAVDEAAVRACLVREAQTLLRLGHVRSITSVFFGGGTPSLASPHTIAAVLEAAAEVAHLPAGAEVTLEANPSSADPARLSGFRAAGINRLSLGVQSLDDAELRLLGRDHTAAEARMAVEAAQKLFPGRTSLDLIFGLPGQSHEAWARGLEAALGLCDDHLALYQLTLERGTALEARVRRGVLPEPPEELLAEMYLSARITLVAAGFHQYEVSNFARKGARSTHNQSYWRAEQYVGVGPGAHGRFVPWGEGGRLREARVQTPHPDTWMREVRSCGHGTRRRAALSPLEQLQEVLALGLRTTEGVTQQRWGLFSPRLSLEAAFGASGEARELQERGWMRLDGRALRCTPAGLPVLDSLLPALLCQLRRRWDAAEEEDGGGRRPK from the exons ATGCGCGGCAGCTGCGCGCTCAGTTCAAACGAGACGAGGAGGTCACCGGAAAACGGAACCTCGTGCGGTGCtcggggcgggccgggggcggTGCGGCAGCGCGGGGCGATGGCGGCGCGGGGAGTCCGTGCGGCGCTCGGGGCGGTGCGGCCACGCGGGATGGGTCCGGGCCGCGCTGCGGGGCTGAGGGCGGCCTCGACGTTCTCCGATCCCGGCCCCGAACCGGCGGGGCCCGCGACAGCCGCTCTCTACGTGCAC TGGCCGTACTGCCGCAAGCACTGCTCCTACTGCAGCTTCAACAAGTACGTGGTGCCGGCGGTGGACGAGGCGGCCGTGCGTGCCTGTCTGGTGCGGGAGGCGCAAACCCTGCTGCGCCTCGGCCACGTGCGGAG CATCACCTCCGTCTTCTTCGGCGGAGGCACCCCCAGCCTGGCCAGCCCGCACACCATCGCTGCCGTGCTGGAGGCGGCTGCGGAGGTCGCTCATCTCCCCGCTGGAGCCGAGGTGACGCTGGAGGCCAACCCCAGCTCTGCTGACCCTGCACGGCTCTCCGGCTTCAGGGCAGCCGGCATCAACCGCCTGTCCCTCGGCGTCCAG TCACTGGACGATGCTGAGCTGCGGCTGCTGGGCCGGGACCACACGGCGGCGGAGGCGCGGATGGCAGTGGAGGCGGCACAGAAGCTGTTCCCTGGCCGCACATCCCTCGACCTCATctttgggctgccagggcagAGCCACGAGGCCTGGGCACGCGGCCTGGAGGCGGCGCTGGGGCTGTGCGACGACCACTTGGCCTTGTACCAGCTGACGTTGGAGCGGGGCACGGCACTGGAGGCCCGTGTGCGGCGGGGGGTCCTGCCTGAGCCCCCCGAGGAGCTGCTGGCCGAAATGTACCTGAGTGCCCGCATCACGCTGGTGGCCGCCGGCTTCCACCAGTACGAGGTCTCCAATTTTGCCCGGAAG GGCGCCCGCAGTACCCACAACCAGTCCTACTGGCGGGCCGAGCAGTACGTGGGCGTGGGGCCGG GGGCGCACGGCCGCTTCGTGCCGTGGGGTGAGGGCGGCCGCCTGCGCGAGGCACGAGTGCAGACACCGCACCCTGACACGTGGATGCGGGAGGTGCGGAGCTGCGGGCACGGCACCCGGCggagggcagcactgagcccacTGGAGCA gctgcaggaggtgctggCGCTGGGGCTGCGAACGACCGAGGGCGTCACGCAACAG CGTTGGGGGCTTTTCTCCCCCCGCCTGAGCCTGGAGGCCGCGTTCGGGGCGTCGGGGGAGGCGAGAGAGCTGCAGGAGCGGGGCTGGATGCGGCTGGACGGGAG GGCGCTGCGCTGCACCCCCGCCGGGCTGCCCGTGCTGGACTCGCTGCTGCCCGCCCTGCTGTGCCAACTGCGGCGCCGCTGGGAcgcggcggaggaggaggacggCGGGGGACGGCGCCCGAAATGA